AGGTAAATCAGAGCATTCAAAGAGGTCGAGATATTGTGCGTTAAAAGCACGTTAATTGTGCATTAATAAGATTAATTCCCATAATATATTTATccaaattaatgttattatatgATGATAATTTCATGGGGTTCATCAATAATAGTCTCGCAAATCTTGGTTAATTTTACTTCATCATGAGCCTTTCCACGATTTAGGCCGAAATGAAACACATTTGACTCGATCTAGACGGATATATGTCAGATCTGGACTTGAGACAATACAACTTCCATCTGCTCCTTGTTCCTTAGTTGTCCAATGTTTAGTCTCACATAACATGTTGGGCTTAATAGACTCAATTACAAAATTACTATTCACTTAtttaacacatgaaaataaatttctaaCTTTTACCAATTTAGAATCACAATAATTCTCTACTCTACAAGCATTTGTTTATTTAAGGCTATTTAAAATATTCCTTAACTTTTAAGTCATAAATTTTCCAAcagagaaatcaaattttctcATAAAACAACTATTTGAAGCATGTCTCTTCCTCGTACAATAAAAATAAGTGATGAATGGTGTGTTAGATGActttttgaaattgaattttttaaaggatttttatttccttttataTTTGTATTCAATTCTAACCCTATCCATCACATATTTTTAGACTTTAGAATGACATccaagtttgatttttttttttcattatcaatTTTGCTAGTGTTTTCTCAAGATATTTAATCTTACTTTGTTTTGTCTTGTAACTTTCTCAATCAACAATTTAACTTATGAGGTTAAAGCATAGTTTTAAGAGGAGTGTTTGTAAACCATTTTCAAAGCATTTAAATCAATTTTcaagttttcaatttttcttttatttgattcAAGATGTTTTCCAACTATCAATTCTCTTCATTAAGTCTACTGTTTGAGTCGATGAGTTTTTTTGTCTTCCTCGTGTAACTCATTTTAGACATTGCGAAGAAGATCATCATAGTTTGATTCAATAACAAAGTTTGAGTTACTCATATTTCTTCTTGATAATTAAAGATCAACCATGAGATAGATGCTAGTTTTCTTATCACTATTTCTTGTGCCACTAGAGGAACTTAAAGTGTTGTCTTCCCATGCCAcatatccttttttttttcttcatagaCTTCATAAATTTCTTCTCATCAATATTTTGCTTCAAATTAAACAAACGATAGTCAACTTTAACATGAATAGTCTTATTACATCCAAAACACTTGTACATTGATGAAGATAATACAACTTCTTATTCTATTTCTTCTACTTCTTTTCTAAGATCACAAGATTATTCATTACGTAAATTAACTTTTTCTATGTTTCATAAATGTTTTTCCATTGAAGCGCACCAAACATATTTTTAAGTTTGAGAATATTTTTCCTCACTTTCTTGAAGTTTTTAGTACCTCATGGCCTCAAGAACATATCATAAGTataatgtttatattatttttctaataaattataattaataataataatataaataattaaatacactgttaaaatttgtatttaaaattaatattaatattttaaaatcttacataaaaatttaatatttatatataaatattttaatattacttGTTACCCGTTTGAGAacaatactaaaattaataattagtattaataatgTTCAAGtttccttaaaaaaataatttttcactaGTTTAACGTTTTATTGACATTAATTGTACATACTATTTAATAATCTTAAAACTATATTAATTGAGtctgtaaatttattttttaaaattcttattttaaatttattaaatctCTTTTTAATACTGTTCAAAAATAAAAGGCCTGCATAGAAATTGAGTCATGAAAATTCGATTTTCCCTAGGAAAAAAAAACGATAGTGtggtaaataaaatataaaagaatctGTTTGGAGAATTTCGTTTGGTTTAGAatcacaaatatatatatatatatatatataatttatgagTTAGCAATTGGGTGATGCCCACACCTCTTTATGTCTTGGCAGCCTTTGGAAAacccaaaaaaatattaaagaatatCAAGAAAAATGATAGATTGAGAACTTTCACTAATTTATAATCCCATCTATTTATCTAAAATTTCAGTTTTTtccataaaataacaaaaatacatTTTCTTCATATGAATCACATACTTGTTGTCAATGTCTCATTAGGGAGAAAATATCTCTTGTTATTAAGGATACTGTCCTTGCCAATGAGTCATAAACTATAGCGTGGCAGGAAAAAACAATAGAGAACGATACTAGATCTGTTCAAGATTCTTTTATAACATTAGGCAATGGAAAGGCGAGATTTGGAGTGTGAAACATGTGATTGTAGAAtttcactataagaaaaaagaAGGATGAATTGAATACATATAAAGCTTAGTAGGTATGCAAATGTACAGCTGCTGGAGTAATGATTTCAAGATTTGTGGTGGATTGTGAGGACCCCGTTAATACACTACTGCTTAAAGTTGAAGATGAATGTTGGTTACTTGCAAAAGCAGGAGTCCTAGATGCCATAGAACTCCAAGATGCATTATAGTTTCTTGCTGTGAGAATGGGCACTGGAGCTTCAAAATTAAGGATCTGAACAACTTGTCTTATCGTAGGCCTCAAAAGGTAATCTGTGTGACAGCAGCAAAGTCCAACTATCATTAACGTCTCCATTTCCTTCTCATCAAAGTGTCCATATAAGCTTGGATCAGAGGCTTTAAGGACTTCACCAAGGCCCTGGAGTTTCCAAACCCAATCCACCAAATAGATATCTTCATTCATCTTAGGTTCAATTGCCTTTCTGCCACAGGCTATCTCCAAAGCAACTACTCCAAAGCTGTACACATCAGATTCCCTGCTAGCCTTGCCTCTTGTTGTAGCTTCAGGAGGCAAATACCCAATTGTTCCTGCTAAACCAGTTGTTTGTGATTCTATCCCATGATCCATTACTCTGGCCAATCCAAAATCTCCAAGCTTTGCATTAAAATTTGAATCCAACATAACATTGCTGGATTTTATGTCTCTATGAAGCACACAATCTTCCCACTCTTCATGCAGGTATAACAATGCTGATGCCAAGCCTCTCGCAATATTATATCTCACTTTCCATGTCAGCAGGCCTTTTCCCTTGAACAGATAATAATCCAAGCTTCCACTTTCCATGAACTCATAAATCAGCAGCAGGTCATCATGCTGATGGCACCACCCAAAAAGTTGAACCAAATTTCTATGCCTCAGTTGACTAATGATCTTTACTTCCGACATATACTCTTTCACCCCTTGTCTAGATCCAGGAGATACCTTCTTAATGGCAACATGGGTGTTCAACCCTCTTATAAATCCCCTGTAGACGGCTCCAAAACCTCCCTGTCCTATCTTATTTTCTCTTGCGAAGTTATTAGTTGCTGTGGCCAGTTCTTGAAAGGAAAACTTCTTGGGTAGAGAGATTTTATCGAAATCATTGTCCATAGCATTGTCAAAAAGTGAGACATCTTCTATACCTCTAGTCCTCAGCATCCATCTCACAAGAAAAGTTACCCcgaaaataacaattaaaacaCCTACACCAAGTCCAACGCTCAGCCCTATCACCAGCCCTATTTTGCTTCCACCCTTTTGTTTTTGTGGTTCCATCTCCAAAGTAGAGTTGAAGGACCATGAACTAAGAGTATGTTCCTCATAAGTAAATCCTGTTGCCGAAGAGAAGCCAAATTGAACCCATTCAGGTAAGATATCACTCAAATTGACCTCTGAGCATAATCTCTGTTTAATTTTGACATTATCCTTATATCCATTGAAGGTGACACTTAATTCGTTTGAAGCAGAATTGAAAGTAATATCAGCATCATACCCTCTTTCATCCATGCTAGTGAACCACTCTGTAGTGCTAGTAGTGCTAAGAGCATTAACATCGATACCCACATGGTCATATCCCGGATCCCAGGCATTAACCAAGGTGTCAAATTCCACTGCTACAAAAGGAAAGTCCTTTGCGTAATTTTGACTGCTTAGTTGGCCACGGCTGGCAAGACCAATACCACTTCCATCTTTCTGGGACTGTGGAAAGTTTGGATGTGCCAGAAAGAAGGTGATTCCATCTCCAGGATTGGTTTGATTTAGGGAGTTGATGATAAAGGAGAAATGGGTAGTGAAGTCTGCAACCTTTCCCGAGCTCTTGTCCCAAAGATGCAATAATTTGTAATATATGACTCTACCAACACTATCTTCCTTATATTTGGTGAGGTTGAGGATTCCTTCTTGAGCTTCAACATCTCCCGAAATATTGAGGACGTTTCCAGTGTGACCAAGTTGCTGATAGTTGAATTCTAATGAAGCTGCATGAGGTAATAGAAGAAGCAAGAGTGTTAATGTGACATGAAAAGAAACACGCACATAACTTTTCTTGCAGTACTGAGATGGTGCCATGGCTGGAGAATTGATGCTGCCCTCCATGGAAATGGAATGGTCAAACATGGTTTGGTTGGAGTAGCTGCTTGTAGTGTTGTAGTTAATTTctgttgtttcttgtttttcacTCTTTTATGGTTGAATGAGTAATACGATGGTGATATAATAACACCGTCAGTGAAAACGGACACCTTATAtagcaataaattaatattttaatactttttattttatttttcaatataaaatattattatattataaagagATGTGAGGTTTCTGTTAGTTACTGTTTGTCGTAATTGCTATTTAAACCATATTTGTGTATTAAATGTGAACCACTCTGGATGGCTATTCCAACGAAATTTTCAAGTCATTTTGTTTATTCACACGTTAAGTGAATGTAAATTACACGTCAACACGTACTCGGTTTTAACTTTGAATCAGGTCACGTTCACATACATTACATTCACTTTACAATCATAAATCATAAATCAGTTATAAATTACACATATTTACGGAGTTTTTTCAATTGCCCCAGATTACATCAATATTTAAAGATCTTTTTTACCCTTCAACCAATCTACCTACCTCATCAATCAAAGtttataaagaaagaaatatcatatatttattttttaaattagaaaattattctTATGACGTTTTAAAAATTAGAAGCATGTCCCTTCCTAATACAATGAAGAAAAGTGATGAATGATGCATTAGATGActttttgaaattgattttttttaaatatttttatttatttttatatgtgtaTCCAATTTTATCACTTACTTTTTAGAGTTTAGAATGACATccaagtttgattttttttttcattgtgaATTTTGCAAGTATTTTCTCAAGATATTTAATCTTATTTTCTTGAATCTTGCAACTTTCTCAATCGACAATTTTAACTTATGAGGTTGAATCATAAAAGAATTGTTTGTAAACTTTTTTCAAAGCATCTAAATCATTTTTcaagttttcaatttttcttttatttgattcAAGGTTTTTTCCAACCATCTATTTTCTCCCTCTAACTCTATTGCTTGAGTCAATAAGTTATTTTCCTTCCTCGTGTAACTCATTGAAGGCATCATTAAAAAGTTGATCATGGTTTGATTCAATAACAAAGTTTGAGTTACTCATATTGCTTCTTAATGATTAAAGATCAGTCATAAAACACATGTTAGTTTCCTTATCACTATTTCTTGTGCCACTAGAATACACAAAACAGTTTATATAGCCATTTATCAGAGTAAGAGAAGAGAGATTCAAACAGATATTTACATTGGTTTATTCTtaaccaagagttacatccagtcctcaactCACCACTAAAAATTCATTAAGTAATCAAAATCAGATTACAAACCACagccaagagtgttgatcttgaacccctacAAAACACACAACACTCTCAACCAAAACCACATTTTCCAGAAATACTATCTGAAGATGTTTTACAACAAAATACAGAAttgaaagaaataattaaaataaacttgGGCTTTACAAAGCTCTAgaaaaatggaaaagaaaacccAAATTCCTACTTCACACATAAACAATGATCCAATATTCCAAAAATGATTAAAAACTCTTTCATCTtcttttgaaaatgtttttatcaaaacttttttttaaatggtcATAAACCAGTCTTTATATACACTTTAAAAAGTGGTTAAAATGTTTGATCATTAAATGCAATTCTGTTAAAAGCATTTAAAAGTAGTTTGAATAtcataacaaaattatgttaaaaaacaCTTGATTGATGTTTCAAACAAActaattgttttcattttcttttaaaaactaaatgtAAAAAAGTTAGTTTATCAAAATAATTGACTAATTTTGctttatagaaaagacaaaagaaaccaaatcatttttaaattcttttaaaaatcttaAGTATAATTCAATCGCCGATAAATTAACTTGTTGGAATCACCAAActttgaacaattttttttttcaattgatttaaaacacgaaacaaaaaattaaatcataCTAACTTACATCATAACTAGGTGCAAATTAACAACTCAAAGTCTACCTAATTACACACAACAACAAATCTTCAagtttttaaagttaaatttgGAAATTATCAAAACAAATTTGTTCAACATTCccatttcacatttttttttctttataaacttTTTGAATTTCTTGTCATGAACCTTTTGCTTCAAATTAAACAAATGACAATCAACTTTAACACGACTAGTCTTATTACATCCAAAACACTTATACATCGATTACGATGAATAATACAACTTCTATTCCATTTCTTTTTGTTATTTAAGAATTTAAGAACTTGATTACTCTTCACTAGATTCGTATCTTGTTGTTTCAGCATTGAAAGTAActcatttctttttcttattctctttatctcatttctttttcttatccTCTTTATCTGTTAGTCTTTCTAACTAAGTTTACCAAATAAATTTGTCATATAGATAGAAgtgagtttttattttattttgaaatggtTGTCacatattagatttttttatgtgtttaaggatttcactattttaattagttattttattttaaacttctTTTCTAAAATCACAAGATGATTCACTGcgtaaattaactttttttattaactctttttatgtttcttatatgttttttttattgaagcaCACTAAAGATATCATATTCTTGTAGTATGAGAATGTTCttccttatttttttaacatgtttAGTACCCTCGTGCATGACCTCAAGAATATcatatttataatgtttatatatatatatatatatatttataataaattataactaataataataatataaataatttaataattagatACAcggttaaaatttaatataaaaaacttaataattacatacaatgttaaaaattgtatttaaaattattattaatatttaaaattattacatcaaaatctaatatctatatataaatattttaatattactaaaattaattactaatattaataatgttcaagtttccttaaaaatatttttattcactagtttaatattttttttattgacattAATTATACACACTATTTAATAATCTTAAAACTATATTAATTGAgtctataaatttaattttcaaaattcttattttaaatttgttaaatatcttttgaatactgttcaaaaataaaaatagaag
The sequence above is a segment of the Phaseolus vulgaris cultivar G19833 chromosome 2, P. vulgaris v2.0, whole genome shotgun sequence genome. Coding sequences within it:
- the LOC137811907 gene encoding L-type lectin-domain containing receptor kinase IX.1-like, encoding MFDHSISMEGSINSPAMAPSQYCKKSYVRVSFHVTLTLLLLLLPHAASLEFNYQQLGHTGNVLNISGDVEAQEGILNLTKYKEDSVGRVIYYKLLHLWDKSSGKVADFTTHFSFIINSLNQTNPGDGITFFLAHPNFPQSQKDGSGIGLASRGQLSSQNYAKDFPFVAVEFDTLVNAWDPGYDHVGIDVNALSTTSTTEWFTSMDERGYDADITFNSASNELSVTFNGYKDNVKIKQRLCSEVNLSDILPEWVQFGFSSATGFTYEEHTLSSWSFNSTLEMEPQKQKGGSKIGLVIGLSVGLGVGVLIVIFGVTFLVRWMLRTRGIEDVSLFDNAMDNDFDKISLPKKFSFQELATATNNFARENKIGQGGFGAVYRGFIRGLNTHVAIKKVSPGSRQGVKEYMSEVKIISQLRHRNLVQLFGWCHQHDDLLLIYEFMESGSLDYYLFKGKGLLTWKVRYNIARGLASALLYLHEEWEDCVLHRDIKSSNVMLDSNFNAKLGDFGLARVMDHGIESQTTGLAGTIGYLPPEATTRGKASRESDVYSFGVVALEIACGRKAIEPKMNEDIYLVDWVWKLQGLGEVLKASDPSLYGHFDEKEMETLMIVGLCCCHTDYLLRPTIRQVVQILNFEAPVPILTARNYNASWSSMASRTPAFASNQHSSSTLSSSVLTGSSQSTTNLEIITPAAVHLHTY